A portion of the Paenibacillus marchantiae genome contains these proteins:
- a CDS encoding MbtH family protein, which produces MSNPFEYEDSNYLVLINEEGQYSLWPASLEVPAGWTVMLGKAKRRVCLDYIAEQWTDLKPLSLCDEIGMPGAVHEASR; this is translated from the coding sequence ATGAGCAACCCATTTGAATATGAAGACAGCAATTATCTGGTGTTAATCAATGAGGAGGGGCAATACTCCCTCTGGCCTGCATCCCTTGAAGTACCCGCAGGTTGGACCGTGATGCTTGGCAAGGCCAAGCGCCGGGTGTGTCTCGATTACATCGCCGAGCAATGGACAGATCTGAAACCGTTAAGCCTCTGTGATGAAATCGGCATGCCTGGAGCCGTTCATGAGGCTAGCAGATGA
- a CDS encoding isochorismatase family protein has translation MALPKIQPYAMPVESELPVNKVMWTPDAKRSVLLIHDMQQYFMNAFTAGQSPVVELIDHISQLRSKCHELGIPVVYSAQPGGQTPEQRGLQLDFWGAGIDGGPVQKEIIDALAPAPQDTFMTKWRYSAFQKTDLFELMQRDGRDQLIVCGIYAHIGCLMTSCEAFMRDIQAFLVADAVADFSAEKHRMALTYAAERCAVTLTTGRLLGSLNDSAADGNEGALKSKAGEQGEQSYATPARVAVSEAEQQTPSAAKRIQDGSHGVELVTLEQLRNQVGAMLQEQPADIGEHDDLIQMWGLDSIRIMSLAERFRVEGAGVTFVDLAELPTLAAWAALLDKAQNKVLPNGDYF, from the coding sequence ATGGCACTTCCAAAGATTCAACCCTATGCAATGCCTGTAGAGTCGGAGCTTCCCGTCAACAAGGTAATGTGGACACCGGATGCGAAGCGCTCGGTACTCCTGATTCATGATATGCAGCAATATTTTATGAACGCCTTTACGGCAGGGCAATCCCCTGTTGTGGAGCTGATCGATCATATTTCACAACTTCGTTCAAAGTGTCATGAGCTTGGCATTCCGGTGGTCTACTCCGCACAACCGGGCGGACAGACTCCGGAGCAGCGTGGGTTACAGCTGGACTTTTGGGGTGCGGGAATTGATGGAGGACCTGTGCAAAAAGAGATTATTGATGCGCTCGCACCCGCTCCGCAGGATACGTTCATGACCAAATGGCGATATAGCGCCTTCCAGAAAACAGACCTGTTTGAACTAATGCAGCGGGATGGCCGCGATCAACTGATCGTTTGCGGTATTTATGCACATATCGGATGTCTGATGACCTCTTGTGAAGCCTTTATGAGAGACATTCAGGCGTTCCTGGTTGCGGATGCAGTAGCTGACTTCTCGGCGGAAAAACATCGCATGGCCCTGACGTATGCAGCAGAAAGGTGCGCGGTAACACTGACAACCGGGCGTTTACTTGGATCGCTAAATGATTCTGCCGCTGACGGAAATGAAGGAGCACTGAAATCCAAAGCGGGTGAGCAAGGTGAGCAATCCTATGCTACACCTGCTCGTGTGGCTGTTTCAGAGGCTGAGCAACAAACGCCATCCGCAGCAAAGCGAATTCAGGACGGAAGTCATGGCGTTGAACTAGTCACGTTGGAACAATTAAGGAATCAGGTCGGAGCGATGCTCCAGGAGCAGCCTGCCGACATTGGAGAGCACGATGATCTGATTCAGATGTGGGGACTGGATTCCATTCGTATTATGAGTCTGGCTGAGCGCTTTCGAGTGGAAGGAGCGGGGGTAACGTTCGTGGATCTGGCGGAGCTGCCTACATTGGCTGCATGGGCAGCATTGCTGGATAAGGCCCAAAATAAGGTGCTTCCGAACGGAGACTACTTTTGA
- a CDS encoding amino acid adenylation domain-containing protein, translating to MSGAVHTSHSRDTAWPLSSAQSGIWFAQQLNPDNPMYNTAEYVVIEGSVDARRFEESVRQTVSEAESLNMVYGENEQGPWQSLNSNPNHWTFHVIDVREESEPHTAALAWMKNDLANPVNLATGPLFTEALFQVSHDCYYWYQRIHHIAIDGYGVSLITRRVASLYSASVRGEAVDQVQQGASFGSWTAVLQEDEAYLGSVDKEQDRQFWMDRYADEPDVVSLGERAPRTSTYFLRQSGLLTHSQREQIQAAAARFGVTWPDLFVAATSIYVHRMTGATDVVLALPVMCRLGSTSLRVPGMVMNVLPLRLNVESDLTVSELLRQVVQEIRAVRKHQRYRHQDLRRDLKLLGENRRLFGPMINVMPFHHELNFAGQRGMIHNLSTGPVDDLSIHVVDQGHGHGLSIDFDANPSIYNDSELLNHQLRYMQLLNLVMQEGMETETVGRLELLLPAEREQVLVNWNGMGGLTAESNSAALFEQQVRRTPSATALTFEGASLTYAELNERANQLAHQLIHRYQVGPEQRVAIALPRSLEVVIAIVAVHKTGAAYLPLDPDYPEERLIYMLDDAKPGCVVTVMDHVSSLPTTSSVPMMVIDEPNTATAVSRRPGSNPEGNDLTSTASLLNPSYIIYTSGSTGKPKGVAVTHLGLANLLEDMKTRLQVGPQDHWLSVTTIAFDISVLEVFLPLTTGARLDIAHKETILDPVALAGKMRELGTTIMQATPTLWQSLVTSRPGRFDGLTVITGGEALTEELKLSLQELGCHVNNQYGPTETTIYSTAASFDTGVMGKPSIGGPVRNTQLYVLDQGLKPVPSGVVGELYIAGEGLARGYLGRPDLTAERFVANPFGQQGSRMYRTGDLAKWLPDGSIDYLGRADHQIKIRGFRIELGEIESVISRYPGVVQVTVMAREDQPGNQRLAAYVVGESELENRMDLAELRAYVADALPDYMVPAAFTLLPEMPLTPNKKIDRKRLPVPTLLSIANGREARTPQEEILCSLFAEILGVGRVGIDDDFFELGGHSLLAGRITARIRDVFGADLTIGSVFEAPTAAGLAKRLDQAKSVRPVIQPVSRQGELPLSFAQRRLWFMYCLEGANPTYNIPLVARLAGKLDTDALENALQDIVDRHETLRTLYPPEMGSASQHILNAADVKVKLNITAATEQELPELLTEASRYSFQLSTEPGIRAELFRIGADEHVLLLLLHHIAGDGWSLSPLIRDLSVAYASRLRGSSPAWEPLRIQYADYAVWQERLLGNENQQDSLIARQMEFWSNQLAHLPEQVTFPTDYARPVVSSYRGGSVPFTISQRLHEQLMIIARENKVSLFMVLHSALSLLLTRMGAGTDIAIGTPIAGRSDDALDEVVGMFINTLVLRTDTSGDPTFRELLARVREVDLAAYEHQDLPFERLVEVLNPPRSRSKHPLFQVMLVLQNTPDIRLDLPDIAAETRIHGVGSSKFDLTLELTEQREHNGSPGGIEGVLEYSADLFRESTAGELVVRLMQVLEDAVQQLDERISRFHVVTPTEQAQLEKEWFFTLSEDAQLTIAERFEIQAAAHPEATAMTCEDITLNYRELNARANQLARLLIGQGVAPEQMVALALPRSVEMVVGILAVLKAGAAYLPLDPNYPADRLTHMLTDAAPKVMVTSTEVYTLLPQVAEIQCINMDDLHTLQQLEMLDDRNPADSERNGRVTPLNPAYMIYTSGSTGKPKGVVIPHANVIRLLDATQHWFHFDASDVWTLFHSYAFDFSVWEIWGPLLHGGRLVVVPHEISRSPGTFLQLLAEQKVTVLNQTPSAFYQLMQADRENPAWGQQLALRYVIFGGEALELGRLDDWYERHADDAPRLINMYGITETTVHVSYQELHAGSSTEGASSWIGCAIPDLRVYVLDDQLEPVPTGVTGEMYVAGAGLARGYWNRPDLTAERFVADPYGPPGTRMYRTGDLAKRLHDGSLDYLGRADQQVKIRGFRIELGEIEAVLARHSSVAQAAVIVREDQPGDKRLVAYIVPASDTGTIPESTALRRHASASLPDYMVPSAVVAMESLPLTPNGKLDRKALPAPEMQLTTGGRAPRNPQEEILCDLFAEVLGMRSVSIDDSFFELGGHSLLAVRLMSRIREAMGREPGIGILFETATVAGLAERLEMDSDSGKSSLQVLLPLRTHGEHLPIFCVHPAGGLSWCYAGLMKHLGMEYPLYGLQARGIAEVEELPSTLEDMTADYIRHIRSVQPEGPYRLLGWSLGGNVAQAMAVQLQLEGEEVEFLAMLDAYPSHYLPIRGEPDEEEALTALLALGGYDPDSIGDGPLDMATAMRILRSEGSALASLDEDTIMKLRKTYENSVRILGAYTPSRFEGDLIFFRSTIIPDWFDPIEPEMWNAYIGGQLERHDIACRHKDLCQPGPLEEICRTLAAKLEELNKREIQHK from the coding sequence TTGAGCGGGGCCGTGCATACGTCGCACAGTCGGGACACGGCTTGGCCCCTGTCCTCTGCACAGTCCGGCATCTGGTTCGCTCAGCAGTTGAATCCGGACAATCCGATGTACAATACCGCCGAGTATGTGGTCATCGAGGGTAGCGTAGACGCCAGACGATTCGAAGAAAGTGTGCGACAGACCGTTTCGGAAGCAGAATCACTGAATATGGTTTATGGCGAAAATGAACAAGGCCCATGGCAGTCTTTGAACAGCAACCCGAATCATTGGACATTTCATGTCATCGACGTGAGGGAGGAATCGGAGCCCCACACAGCAGCATTGGCCTGGATGAAAAATGATCTGGCCAATCCCGTCAATCTGGCGACAGGTCCACTCTTCACGGAGGCGTTGTTCCAGGTAAGCCATGATTGTTATTACTGGTACCAGCGAATTCATCATATCGCAATCGATGGATACGGCGTTTCGCTGATTACCCGCAGGGTGGCGAGCCTATACTCCGCAAGTGTACGAGGAGAAGCTGTAGATCAAGTGCAGCAGGGGGCATCGTTTGGCTCATGGACGGCCGTTCTTCAGGAAGACGAGGCTTATCTTGGCTCCGTGGACAAAGAGCAGGATCGTCAGTTCTGGATGGATCGGTATGCAGATGAACCGGATGTAGTCAGTCTGGGGGAACGGGCTCCGCGAACCTCTACCTATTTCCTGAGACAGAGCGGTCTGCTTACACACTCGCAGCGTGAGCAAATACAGGCGGCAGCGGCAAGGTTCGGTGTGACTTGGCCGGATTTGTTTGTAGCGGCAACGTCCATTTACGTTCACCGAATGACAGGGGCGACCGATGTTGTGCTGGCCCTGCCCGTGATGTGCCGTTTGGGATCAACATCCCTGCGGGTTCCGGGTATGGTCATGAATGTGCTTCCGCTGCGTCTCAACGTAGAGTCGGATCTGACCGTGTCAGAGTTGCTGAGACAGGTTGTACAGGAGATTCGGGCGGTACGAAAACATCAACGCTATCGGCATCAGGATCTGCGGCGTGATCTGAAGCTGCTTGGAGAGAATCGTCGCCTGTTCGGACCCATGATTAATGTCATGCCATTCCACCATGAATTAAACTTTGCAGGGCAGCGCGGCATGATTCACAACCTGTCCACGGGCCCGGTAGACGATCTGTCCATTCATGTGGTGGACCAAGGGCATGGTCATGGGCTGAGTATTGATTTTGATGCGAATCCGTCTATCTACAATGATTCCGAACTGCTGAACCATCAGCTTCGATATATGCAGCTGCTGAACCTGGTTATGCAGGAAGGCATGGAGACGGAAACGGTGGGACGACTGGAATTGCTGCTCCCTGCCGAACGTGAGCAAGTATTGGTGAACTGGAATGGAATGGGAGGGCTAACAGCCGAGAGCAATTCAGCAGCACTGTTTGAACAGCAGGTCCGCCGCACACCTTCTGCAACGGCGCTGACGTTCGAAGGGGCCTCCCTGACGTATGCGGAGCTGAATGAACGGGCGAATCAGTTGGCTCATCAATTGATTCACCGATATCAGGTAGGACCGGAACAGCGGGTGGCCATTGCTCTGCCTCGTTCGCTGGAAGTGGTCATCGCCATTGTGGCTGTCCACAAAACGGGGGCCGCCTATCTGCCGCTTGACCCTGACTATCCCGAAGAGCGTCTGATCTACATGTTGGATGATGCTAAGCCTGGTTGTGTGGTGACGGTGATGGACCATGTTTCCAGTCTGCCGACAACATCCAGTGTACCGATGATGGTCATAGATGAACCGAATACTGCTACGGCAGTGAGTCGCCGGCCTGGAAGTAATCCCGAAGGTAATGATCTGACAAGTACAGCTTCTCTGCTCAATCCTTCGTATATTATCTACACTTCAGGCTCCACAGGTAAGCCCAAGGGCGTAGCCGTAACCCATCTGGGGCTGGCGAATCTGCTTGAGGATATGAAGACGAGACTACAGGTTGGTCCGCAGGACCACTGGCTGTCGGTGACTACGATTGCTTTTGACATATCCGTACTGGAAGTATTTCTGCCGCTTACGACGGGTGCCCGGCTGGATATTGCACACAAAGAGACGATTCTTGATCCGGTAGCTCTGGCTGGGAAGATGAGAGAGCTGGGAACCACCATCATGCAGGCTACGCCTACGTTATGGCAGTCTTTGGTGACGAGCCGCCCAGGGCGATTCGATGGGCTAACCGTGATTACCGGAGGAGAGGCGCTGACGGAGGAACTGAAGCTTTCTTTACAGGAACTGGGGTGTCACGTCAATAACCAGTACGGCCCGACCGAGACGACTATTTATTCCACGGCTGCCTCGTTCGACACAGGGGTGATGGGGAAACCGTCGATTGGTGGTCCGGTTCGCAACACGCAGCTATATGTGCTGGATCAAGGCTTAAAGCCAGTACCCTCGGGTGTAGTAGGGGAACTCTATATCGCAGGCGAAGGGCTTGCGCGCGGGTATTTGGGCAGGCCTGATCTGACCGCAGAACGCTTTGTAGCCAATCCCTTCGGTCAGCAAGGCAGTCGGATGTACCGTACAGGAGATTTGGCGAAATGGCTGCCGGATGGTTCTATCGATTATTTGGGTCGTGCAGATCATCAGATCAAAATTAGAGGTTTCCGGATAGAACTGGGCGAGATTGAATCGGTAATCTCCAGGTATCCTGGCGTAGTTCAGGTCACGGTCATGGCTCGCGAAGACCAACCGGGAAACCAGCGATTGGCAGCGTACGTAGTGGGTGAGTCTGAACTTGAGAATCGTATGGATCTGGCAGAACTAAGAGCTTACGTGGCGGATGCGTTGCCGGATTACATGGTGCCTGCTGCATTCACACTACTGCCCGAGATGCCGTTGACACCGAATAAAAAGATCGATCGCAAACGGCTTCCTGTGCCTACTTTGCTGTCAATTGCCAATGGACGGGAGGCGCGCACGCCACAAGAAGAAATTCTGTGCAGTCTGTTCGCTGAGATTCTTGGTGTTGGTCGTGTGGGCATTGACGATGATTTCTTTGAACTGGGTGGGCACTCCCTGCTGGCTGGACGAATTACAGCACGTATCCGTGATGTATTCGGTGCAGATCTAACGATTGGCAGTGTATTTGAAGCTCCAACCGCCGCAGGCCTAGCCAAACGATTGGATCAGGCGAAATCGGTGAGACCTGTTATTCAGCCTGTTTCACGTCAGGGGGAGCTTCCGCTCTCCTTTGCCCAGCGGAGGTTGTGGTTCATGTATTGTCTGGAAGGCGCCAATCCGACGTATAACATTCCGCTGGTTGCCCGGTTGGCCGGGAAGCTGGATACGGATGCTCTGGAGAACGCCCTGCAGGATATTGTAGACCGTCATGAGACATTACGAACGTTGTATCCGCCTGAAATGGGTTCTGCGAGCCAGCATATTCTGAATGCTGCTGACGTCAAAGTGAAATTGAATATAACCGCTGCTACGGAGCAGGAGCTTCCCGAGCTTCTGACAGAAGCGTCACGCTACAGTTTCCAGCTTTCCACTGAACCAGGCATTCGTGCCGAGTTGTTCAGAATCGGCGCTGATGAGCATGTGCTGTTGTTGTTGCTGCATCATATTGCCGGGGATGGATGGTCATTGTCACCGCTCATCCGCGATCTGTCGGTGGCTTATGCATCACGCTTGCGGGGTTCTTCACCTGCCTGGGAGCCGCTGCGCATTCAATATGCCGACTATGCGGTGTGGCAGGAGAGATTGCTAGGGAATGAGAACCAGCAGGACAGTCTGATTGCAAGACAGATGGAATTCTGGAGCAACCAGCTGGCCCATTTACCGGAGCAGGTTACATTCCCTACGGATTACGCACGTCCAGTCGTGTCCAGTTATCGCGGTGGGTCAGTGCCTTTTACGATCAGTCAACGTTTGCATGAGCAATTGATGATCATCGCACGTGAGAATAAAGTCAGCCTGTTCATGGTGCTGCACTCGGCACTGTCCTTGCTGCTTACCCGAATGGGTGCAGGAACGGATATCGCGATAGGAACACCGATTGCCGGACGGAGCGATGATGCGCTGGATGAAGTCGTGGGTATGTTCATTAACACCCTTGTGCTGCGCACAGATACTTCAGGTGATCCAACATTCCGTGAGCTGCTGGCTCGTGTGCGGGAAGTCGACCTGGCTGCATATGAACATCAGGATCTGCCCTTTGAACGGTTGGTTGAAGTATTAAATCCGCCTCGGTCGCGTTCCAAACATCCGCTGTTCCAAGTGATGCTTGTTCTGCAAAATACACCGGATATTCGTCTTGATCTACCGGATATTGCGGCGGAAACCCGCATTCATGGTGTGGGTTCATCCAAATTTGATCTAACCCTTGAGCTGACAGAGCAGCGTGAGCATAACGGGTCTCCAGGCGGAATTGAAGGTGTGCTGGAATATAGTGCAGATCTCTTCCGGGAGTCTACTGCAGGTGAACTTGTGGTCCGATTGATGCAGGTGCTTGAAGATGCAGTGCAGCAGTTGGATGAGCGAATCAGCAGATTTCATGTCGTGACCCCAACAGAGCAGGCCCAGCTTGAAAAAGAATGGTTCTTTACGCTGAGTGAGGATGCACAACTGACCATAGCCGAGCGCTTTGAAATACAAGCAGCTGCTCATCCGGAAGCGACTGCCATGACCTGTGAGGATATCACCTTGAATTACAGGGAGCTGAATGCAAGAGCCAATCAGCTTGCCAGATTACTGATCGGTCAAGGCGTGGCACCGGAACAAATGGTTGCGCTAGCCTTGCCTCGTTCCGTTGAAATGGTTGTGGGTATTCTTGCTGTGCTAAAAGCAGGAGCCGCTTATCTGCCGCTTGACCCCAATTATCCGGCAGATCGGTTGACACATATGCTGACAGATGCAGCACCGAAAGTAATGGTAACAAGTACAGAGGTATACACCTTGCTTCCGCAGGTGGCAGAAATTCAGTGTATTAATATGGACGATTTGCATACTTTGCAGCAATTGGAGATGCTGGATGATCGAAACCCTGCGGATAGTGAACGCAATGGGCGTGTAACACCTCTGAACCCGGCTTACATGATCTATACCTCGGGTTCGACAGGCAAGCCTAAAGGGGTCGTTATTCCGCATGCCAATGTCATCCGTTTATTGGATGCCACGCAGCACTGGTTCCATTTTGACGCGAGTGATGTATGGACCTTGTTCCACTCCTATGCATTTGACTTCTCCGTATGGGAAATCTGGGGACCGCTGCTGCATGGAGGGCGATTAGTCGTTGTTCCTCATGAGATTAGCCGTTCACCTGGAACGTTCCTGCAGTTGCTTGCTGAGCAAAAGGTGACCGTATTGAACCAGACGCCATCCGCATTCTACCAACTTATGCAGGCTGACAGGGAAAATCCGGCCTGGGGACAGCAGCTTGCACTCCGTTATGTCATTTTTGGAGGCGAGGCACTGGAGCTTGGGCGCTTGGATGATTGGTATGAACGTCATGCTGATGATGCGCCAAGACTCATCAATATGTATGGCATCACTGAGACGACGGTTCATGTCAGCTACCAGGAACTGCATGCAGGCAGTTCTACGGAAGGCGCGAGCAGCTGGATTGGATGCGCCATACCGGATCTTCGGGTATATGTGTTGGATGATCAACTTGAGCCTGTACCAACAGGAGTAACCGGAGAGATGTATGTAGCCGGAGCAGGTCTGGCTCGTGGTTATTGGAATCGACCTGATCTTACAGCTGAGCGATTCGTTGCTGATCCATACGGTCCACCAGGCACGCGTATGTACCGGACAGGAGATCTGGCGAAGCGTCTGCATGATGGCTCGCTTGATTATTTGGGGCGGGCGGATCAGCAGGTGAAAATACGGGGATTCCGCATTGAGCTTGGCGAGATTGAAGCGGTGCTGGCAAGGCATTCAAGCGTGGCCCAGGCTGCTGTAATTGTCCGTGAGGACCAGCCGGGGGATAAACGTCTTGTAGCTTATATCGTTCCGGCTTCGGACACAGGGACGATACCGGAATCGACTGCCTTGCGTCGTCATGCGTCTGCTAGCCTTCCGGATTATATGGTTCCATCTGCGGTTGTAGCGATGGAGAGCCTGCCACTTACACCGAATGGCAAGCTCGATCGCAAGGCACTACCCGCACCGGAAATGCAATTAACGACAGGTGGCAGAGCGCCTCGTAACCCGCAGGAGGAGATCCTCTGTGATTTGTTTGCCGAAGTATTGGGCATGCGCAGTGTAAGTATCGACGACAGTTTCTTCGAGCTGGGTGGCCATTCGCTGCTGGCTGTTCGCTTGATGAGTCGCATTCGTGAAGCGATGGGAAGGGAGCCGGGGATCGGCATTTTGTTCGAAACAGCTACCGTAGCGGGACTGGCGGAGCGACTGGAGATGGATTCGGATTCCGGAAAAAGCTCGCTTCAAGTGCTGTTGCCGCTCAGAACGCATGGGGAGCATCTGCCTATATTCTGTGTCCATCCCGCAGGAGGACTTAGCTGGTGTTATGCCGGGCTGATGAAACATCTGGGCATGGAATATCCGCTCTATGGGTTACAGGCCAGAGGCATTGCTGAGGTTGAGGAACTTCCGTCTACACTGGAAGATATGACAGCAGACTACATCCGCCATATCCGCTCGGTACAGCCTGAGGGACCTTACCGTCTGCTGGGCTGGTCTCTCGGAGGCAACGTAGCCCAGGCTATGGCGGTACAACTGCAATTGGAAGGGGAAGAAGTAGAGTTTCTCGCCATGCTGGATGCGTATCCGAGCCACTATCTGCCGATTCGCGGAGAACCGGATGAGGAAGAAGCCTTAACGGCATTGCTTGCACTGGGTGGTTATGATCCGGACAGCATTGGGGATGGGCCGCTGGATATGGCAACGGCTATGCGCATATTGCGCAGTGAGGGCAGTGCACTGGCAAGTTTGGACGAAGATACGATCATGAAGCTGCGGAAGACCTATGAAAATTCCGTACGGATCTTGGGGGCCTATACGCCATCCCGATTCGAGGGGGATCTGATCTTCTTCCGTTCCACCATTATTCCGGACTGGTTTGACCCGATTGAACCGGAAATGTGGAATGCGTATATCGGGGGCCAATTGGAACGTCATGATATCGCTTGCCGTCACAAAGACCTCTGTCAGCCTGGACCGCTGGAGGAAATCTGCCGAACACTGGCCGCCAAGCTGGAAGAGCTGAACAAGCGCGAAATTCAACATAAATAG
- a CDS encoding (2,3-dihydroxybenzoyl)adenylate synthase, translated as MLSGFQAWPEEVAERYRQEGCWEGITFGEMLRQRAELYGNRVAVISGEQQLTYAELNDRVDRLAAGLYAKGIRQYDRVIIQLPNITAFIEVCFALFRIGALPVYALPLHRKSEITYFARFSEAVAYVIPDQDGGFDYRTLAEEVQAEVPGLRHVFVAGEAGRFTALEDVYTAPVTLPDEPVSSDVAFLQLSGGSTGLSKMIPRTHDDYIYSLRRSVEVCGLTPESVYLAVLPIAHNYPMSSPGFLGTLYAGGTIVLSRGSSPDEAFPLIMRHKVTITALVPPLALIWLNAAATRGVKLPSLEVLQVGGAKFSAEVAARVQPVLGCTLQQVFGMAEGLVNYTRLDDPLHVIVNTQGKPMSPYDEVRIVDDEDMDVEQGQSGHLLTRGPYTIRGYYKAEEHNARSFTTDGFYRTGDIASLTADGYLVVEGRAKDQINRGGDKVAAEEVENHLLAHPAVHDAALVSMPDEYLGERSCAFIVPSGEAPSAAEVKSFLRNRGLASYKIPDRIEFVQSFPKTQVGKVSKKALREMITAKQPIS; from the coding sequence ATGCTGTCAGGATTTCAGGCCTGGCCTGAGGAAGTTGCCGAACGTTATCGTCAGGAAGGCTGCTGGGAAGGAATTACGTTTGGAGAAATGCTCCGCCAGCGCGCAGAACTATATGGCAATCGAGTAGCCGTTATCAGTGGTGAACAACAATTAACCTATGCGGAGCTGAACGATCGGGTGGATCGTCTGGCTGCTGGCTTATATGCCAAAGGAATACGACAGTATGATCGAGTCATTATCCAGCTGCCCAATATTACGGCGTTTATCGAGGTGTGTTTTGCCTTATTCCGCATTGGTGCACTGCCTGTATATGCACTTCCCTTACATCGGAAGAGTGAGATTACGTATTTTGCCCGTTTCTCTGAGGCCGTAGCATACGTGATACCTGATCAGGATGGAGGGTTTGATTACCGCACACTGGCCGAAGAGGTTCAGGCAGAGGTTCCGGGACTTCGGCATGTATTCGTGGCGGGAGAAGCGGGGCGATTTACGGCTTTGGAGGATGTTTATACAGCACCAGTCACACTGCCGGATGAGCCAGTTTCTTCGGATGTTGCTTTTCTACAGTTGTCTGGTGGAAGTACCGGGCTGTCCAAAATGATTCCGCGCACTCATGATGACTACATCTACAGTTTGCGGAGAAGTGTGGAAGTCTGCGGACTTACCCCAGAGAGTGTCTACCTAGCGGTTCTGCCTATAGCACATAACTATCCGATGAGCTCACCCGGCTTTCTGGGTACACTTTACGCAGGTGGAACCATTGTACTATCACGTGGGTCCAGCCCGGATGAAGCTTTTCCACTCATTATGCGCCATAAGGTAACCATAACGGCTCTTGTACCACCACTTGCGCTCATATGGTTGAATGCGGCGGCTACCCGAGGGGTTAAACTTCCTTCACTTGAGGTGCTTCAGGTTGGTGGAGCCAAATTCAGCGCCGAGGTGGCTGCACGTGTCCAACCCGTTCTAGGCTGCACCTTACAGCAAGTGTTCGGCATGGCGGAGGGGCTGGTGAACTACACCCGTCTGGATGATCCGTTGCATGTCATTGTTAACACTCAGGGCAAGCCGATGTCTCCGTATGATGAAGTACGAATTGTGGATGACGAGGACATGGATGTGGAACAGGGACAATCGGGGCATTTACTGACACGAGGGCCTTATACGATTCGTGGTTATTACAAGGCTGAGGAGCATAATGCCAGATCGTTTACCACGGACGGTTTCTATCGTACCGGAGATATTGCCAGTCTTACGGCTGATGGATATCTCGTTGTGGAAGGACGGGCGAAGGATCAAATCAACCGTGGCGGCGACAAAGTGGCTGCCGAGGAAGTGGAAAATCATCTGCTGGCCCATCCTGCCGTACATGATGCGGCATTGGTATCCATGCCGGATGAATATCTGGGCGAGCGCTCCTGTGCATTTATCGTGCCGAGCGGTGAAGCTCCGTCAGCTGCCGAAGTGAAATCTTTTCTGCGTAACCGGGGCCTGGCGAGCTATAAAATACCGGATCGGATTGAGTTTGTGCAGTCTTTTCCCAAAACTCAAGTTGGCAAAGTAAGCAAAAAAGCGTTGCGTGAGATGATTACGGCTAAACAGCCCATATCCTAA